A DNA window from bacterium contains the following coding sequences:
- a CDS encoding efflux RND transporter permease subunit, producing the protein MARFFIDRPIFAWVIAIVIMLAGGLAIFKLPVSQYPAIAPPQIAINAQYPGASAKTVEDTVTQVIEQKMNGIDRLRYMFSSSDSSGAVSIVLTFDAGTDPNIAQVQVQNKLQLAMSLLPQKVQQQGIQVVKSTRNYLLIVGLVSEDGKMSRYDLSDYLAANVQEPISRVTGVGEVNLFGSQYAMRIWLDPNRLLSFGLTPADVRAAVQAQNTQVSAGQLGGLPNAAGQQFTASITAQTLLKTPEEFDEILVRTNPDGSVVRLRDVGRSEIGTETYGMESRYNGKPASGLAIRLASGANALETADAVKKKVDELSKFFPAGVKSIYPYDTTPFVRVSIEEVVKTLAEAILLVFLVMYLFLQNFRATLIPSIAVPVVLLGTFGVLAACGFSINMLTMFAMVLAIGLLVDDAIVVVENVERIMSEEGLPPKEATRKSMDQITGALVGIAMVLSAVFIPMAFFGGSTGVIYRQFSITIVSSMILSVAVALILTPALCATILKPVAKGHVAAEQTRLPLFFGWFNRLFESGRGKYQGIVGRLAGRTGRVLAIYGVIFAAMGFLFWRMPTAFLPDEDQGILMGVVQLPPGATQDRTIKVLEQMEGHFLQEQKEAVDSLLTVAGFSFGGRGQNMGFSFVKLRDWDERKRPDLRAKAVAAKAMKAFSRIRDGVVFVFPPPAVSELGTAIGFDLMLQDRGGLGHQKLMEARNQLLGMAAQDKRLMGVRPNGQDDTPEYRLEIDNERLGALGLSLGEVNDAISTSWGSAYVGDFLDKGRVKKVYMQSDASFRMNPDDLERWFVRNREGDMVPFSSFASTRWAYGSPRLERYNGLPSVEILGQPAPGLSTGDAMKAIEEIAAKLPPGIGYDWTGISYEERMTGAQAPALYAISLLVVFLSLAALYESWAVPFSVMLVVPLGVIGALLAATGRGLSNDVYFQVGLLTTVGLSAKNAILIVEFAEARLEQGVGLLEATLEATRLRLRPILMTSLAFILGVLPLVITRGAGAGAQNAIGTGVMGGMISATFLAILFVPVFFLVVRRAFPVKHGEPATEPGTAAEVTPAIASSTENA; encoded by the coding sequence ATGGCGCGCTTCTTCATCGACCGTCCCATCTTCGCGTGGGTCATCGCCATCGTCATCATGCTCGCCGGCGGGCTGGCGATCTTCAAGCTCCCCGTCTCCCAATACCCGGCGATCGCCCCGCCCCAGATCGCCATCAACGCCCAGTACCCCGGCGCCTCCGCGAAGACCGTCGAGGACACGGTGACGCAGGTCATCGAGCAGAAGATGAACGGCATCGACCGCCTGCGGTACATGTTCTCCTCCAGCGACTCGTCGGGCGCCGTGAGCATCGTCCTCACCTTCGACGCGGGGACGGACCCGAACATCGCCCAGGTGCAGGTGCAGAACAAGCTCCAGCTCGCCATGTCGCTCCTGCCGCAGAAGGTGCAGCAGCAGGGGATCCAGGTGGTCAAGTCGACGCGGAACTACCTGCTGATCGTGGGGCTCGTCTCCGAGGACGGCAAGATGAGCCGCTACGACCTGTCGGACTACCTGGCGGCGAACGTGCAGGAGCCGATCAGCCGCGTCACCGGCGTCGGCGAGGTCAACCTCTTCGGCTCCCAGTACGCCATGCGGATCTGGCTCGACCCGAACCGCCTCCTGAGCTTCGGCCTCACCCCCGCGGACGTGCGCGCCGCCGTGCAGGCGCAGAACACCCAGGTCTCGGCCGGCCAGCTCGGGGGGTTGCCCAACGCGGCGGGGCAGCAGTTCACGGCGAGCATCACCGCCCAGACGCTGCTCAAGACGCCGGAGGAGTTCGACGAGATCCTCGTGCGCACCAACCCCGACGGATCCGTCGTGCGCCTGCGCGACGTGGGGCGCTCCGAGATCGGGACGGAGACCTACGGCATGGAGAGCCGCTACAACGGGAAGCCCGCCTCCGGCCTCGCGATCCGCCTCGCCTCGGGGGCGAACGCCCTCGAGACGGCGGACGCGGTCAAGAAGAAGGTGGACGAGCTCTCGAAGTTCTTCCCCGCGGGGGTCAAGTCGATCTACCCGTACGACACGACCCCGTTCGTCCGGGTCTCCATCGAGGAAGTGGTCAAGACGCTGGCCGAGGCGATCCTCCTCGTCTTCCTCGTCATGTACCTCTTCCTCCAGAACTTCCGCGCCACCCTCATCCCCTCGATCGCCGTGCCGGTGGTGCTCCTGGGCACCTTCGGCGTGCTCGCCGCCTGCGGCTTCTCCATCAACATGCTCACCATGTTCGCCATGGTCCTCGCCATCGGCCTCCTCGTGGACGACGCCATCGTGGTCGTGGAGAACGTGGAGCGGATCATGTCCGAGGAGGGGCTCCCGCCGAAGGAGGCGACGCGCAAGTCGATGGACCAGATCACGGGAGCCCTCGTCGGCATCGCCATGGTCCTCTCCGCCGTCTTCATCCCGATGGCCTTCTTCGGCGGATCCACCGGCGTCATCTACCGGCAGTTCTCGATCACCATCGTCTCGTCCATGATCCTCTCCGTCGCGGTGGCGCTCATCCTCACGCCGGCGCTGTGCGCGACGATCCTCAAGCCGGTCGCCAAGGGGCACGTGGCGGCGGAGCAGACCCGGCTGCCGTTGTTCTTCGGCTGGTTCAACCGGCTCTTCGAAAGCGGCCGCGGCAAGTACCAGGGGATCGTGGGGCGCCTCGCCGGACGCACGGGCCGGGTCCTGGCGATCTACGGGGTCATCTTCGCCGCGATGGGGTTCCTGTTCTGGCGCATGCCCACCGCGTTCCTCCCGGACGAGGACCAGGGGATCCTCATGGGCGTGGTCCAGCTCCCCCCCGGGGCGACGCAGGACCGGACGATCAAGGTGCTGGAACAGATGGAGGGCCACTTCCTCCAGGAGCAGAAGGAGGCGGTGGATTCCCTCCTGACCGTGGCCGGTTTCAGCTTCGGCGGCCGGGGCCAGAACATGGGTTTCTCCTTCGTGAAGCTCCGGGACTGGGATGAGCGGAAGCGCCCCGACCTGCGCGCGAAGGCGGTGGCGGCGAAGGCCATGAAGGCCTTCTCCCGCATCCGCGACGGCGTGGTCTTCGTCTTCCCGCCTCCCGCCGTGTCCGAGCTCGGGACCGCCATCGGCTTCGACCTGATGCTCCAGGACCGGGGGGGGCTCGGGCACCAGAAGCTCATGGAGGCGCGCAACCAGCTCCTCGGAATGGCGGCGCAGGACAAGCGTCTCATGGGGGTCCGCCCGAACGGGCAGGACGACACCCCCGAGTACCGCCTCGAGATCGACAACGAGCGGCTGGGCGCCCTGGGCCTCTCGCTCGGGGAGGTCAACGACGCCATCTCCACTTCCTGGGGGAGCGCCTACGTGGGAGACTTCCTCGACAAGGGACGCGTGAAGAAGGTGTACATGCAATCCGACGCGTCGTTCCGGATGAACCCGGACGACCTGGAGAGGTGGTTCGTGCGGAACCGGGAAGGGGACATGGTGCCCTTCTCTTCCTTCGCCTCGACACGGTGGGCGTACGGCTCCCCCCGTCTCGAGCGGTACAACGGCCTCCCCTCCGTGGAGATCCTGGGCCAGCCCGCGCCGGGCTTGAGCACGGGAGACGCCATGAAGGCGATCGAGGAGATCGCGGCGAAGCTCCCCCCGGGGATCGGCTACGACTGGACCGGCATCTCCTATGAAGAGCGGATGACGGGGGCCCAGGCGCCGGCGCTCTACGCCATCTCGCTCCTGGTGGTCTTCCTCTCGCTCGCCGCCCTGTACGAGAGCTGGGCCGTGCCGTTCTCCGTCATGCTCGTGGTCCCCCTGGGCGTGATCGGCGCGCTCCTCGCGGCGACGGGACGGGGGCTCTCGAACGACGTCTACTTCCAGGTGGGGCTGTTGACCACCGTCGGGCTCTCCGCGAAGAACGCCATCCTGATCGTGGAGTTCGCGGAGGCGCGGCTGGAGCAGGGCGTGGGGCTGCTGGAAGCCACGCTGGAGGCCACGCGGCTGCGGCTCCGGCCGATCCTGATGACGTCGCTCGCCTTCATCCTCGGCGTCCTCCCGCTGGTCATCACCCGGGGGGCCGGCGCGGGGGCGCAGAACGCCATCGGCACGGGCGTCATGGGCGGGATGATCTCCGCCACGTTCCTCGCCATCCTCTTCGTCCCGGTCTTCTTCCTCGTGGTCCGGCGCGCTTTCCCCGTAAAGCATGGGGAACCCGCCACGGAGCCAGGGACGGCGGCAGAAGTGACGCCCGCGATCGCATCGTCCACGGAGAACGCCTGA
- a CDS encoding efflux transporter outer membrane subunit, with the protein MKRTLVPAFLSLLFLSNCATMAPKYVRPAAPVPGAWPSGEAYGPAEARGGAFSSADLPWGDFFRNGSLRKVIALSLSNNRDLKVAALAIERSQALYGIRRADLFPQVDATGGGLVTRTPETLTGTGKAVTSRRYDVGLAVAGYELDFFGRVRSLKDRALSDYLATEQARRSVQVGLVSEVAVRWFALAADRERLGVARETLSGQEKSYELTKRRFEGGVSSELDLRQAQTSVDSARVDIARYTALVAQDRNALDLLAGAPVPEELLPAELDTVTAMKEFSTGLPAEVLLLRPDILEAEEALKGANANIGAARAAFFPRITLTTSVGLGSEELGDLFRGAAGTWSFAPRVSVPIFDGGANRASLKVAEADRDIAVARYEKAIQAAFHEVADALALRGTLGNQLSAQQSLVDAATVTRKLSDARYEKGVDSYLSVLDAQRTLYAARQDLIAVRLALLANRVTLYRVLGGGG; encoded by the coding sequence ATGAAACGAACGCTCGTACCCGCATTCCTGTCCCTGCTCTTCCTTTCCAACTGTGCCACGATGGCGCCGAAGTACGTTCGCCCCGCGGCTCCGGTTCCCGGCGCGTGGCCGTCCGGCGAGGCCTACGGCCCGGCCGAAGCGAGGGGGGGAGCGTTCTCCTCCGCCGACCTCCCTTGGGGCGACTTCTTCCGGAACGGCTCGCTCCGGAAGGTGATCGCCCTCTCCCTCTCGAACAACCGGGACCTGAAGGTGGCGGCGCTCGCCATCGAACGCTCGCAGGCGCTGTACGGAATCCGTCGCGCCGACCTCTTTCCCCAGGTGGACGCCACGGGGGGCGGCCTCGTCACGCGGACTCCGGAGACGCTCACCGGCACCGGAAAGGCCGTCACGTCCCGCAGGTACGACGTGGGGCTCGCCGTGGCCGGCTACGAGCTCGACTTCTTCGGGCGGGTCCGCAGCCTGAAGGACCGGGCCCTTTCGGACTACCTCGCCACGGAACAGGCGCGGCGCAGCGTCCAGGTCGGCCTCGTCTCCGAGGTGGCGGTGCGGTGGTTCGCCCTCGCCGCGGACCGGGAGCGCCTCGGGGTCGCCCGCGAGACCCTCTCCGGGCAGGAGAAGTCGTACGAGCTGACGAAGCGCCGCTTCGAGGGAGGCGTATCCTCCGAGCTCGACCTTCGCCAGGCCCAGACGAGCGTGGACTCGGCCCGGGTGGACATCGCCCGATACACGGCGCTGGTGGCGCAGGACCGGAACGCCCTCGATCTGCTCGCGGGCGCGCCCGTCCCCGAGGAGCTTCTCCCCGCGGAGCTCGACACGGTCACGGCGATGAAGGAGTTTTCCACCGGACTTCCGGCCGAGGTCCTCCTGCTCCGTCCGGACATCCTCGAGGCGGAGGAAGCGCTCAAGGGCGCGAACGCCAACATCGGCGCGGCCCGGGCCGCATTCTTCCCCCGCATCACCCTCACCACGTCGGTAGGCCTCGGGAGCGAGGAGCTCGGCGACCTCTTCCGGGGAGCGGCCGGCACCTGGAGCTTCGCCCCCCGCGTCTCCGTCCCGATCTTCGACGGCGGCGCGAACCGGGCGAGCCTCAAGGTGGCCGAGGCGGACCGTGACATCGCCGTGGCCCGGTACGAGAAGGCCATACAGGCGGCGTTCCACGAGGTGGCCGACGCCCTCGCCCTGCGCGGGACGCTCGGCAACCAGCTCTCGGCGCAGCAATCGCTGGTGGACGCGGCGACCGTGACGCGGAAACTTTCCGACGCGCGGTACGAGAAAGGGGTGGACAGCTATCTCTCCGTCCTCGATGCGCAGCGCACCCTCTACGCGGCGCGCCAGGACCTGATCGCGGTGCGCCTCGCGCTCCTCGCGAATCGCGTGACGCTGTACCGGGTTCTCGGCGGCGGCGGGTGA
- a CDS encoding aldo/keto reductase, with protein sequence MNEFSCRELPGLGRRVFRLGLSGTFDLDEAACREALERIQYVFWTPRMKGLTGALRPALARDRERYVVAAGPLLGYTPGSLRRAAVAALRTLGIDCLDVFQLYWLGKMSFFTGAVQEELVKLREEGKVRLLGVSIHDRPRAGKLVEESILDLLMIRYNAAHPGAEQDIFPHLARRRPAMIAYTATAWRRLLRAPRGWNGRVPTAGDCYRFCLTSPHIDVALTGPRNATEMRENLAALEKGPLSSEEMLFMREFGRAVHG encoded by the coding sequence ATGAACGAATTTTCCTGTCGTGAACTGCCGGGGCTCGGCCGGCGGGTGTTCCGGCTGGGGCTTTCCGGCACGTTCGATCTTGACGAAGCCGCATGCCGCGAAGCCCTGGAGCGGATCCAATACGTCTTCTGGACTCCCCGGATGAAGGGGCTTACCGGCGCGCTCCGTCCGGCCCTCGCCCGCGACCGGGAGCGGTACGTGGTCGCCGCAGGACCGCTTCTGGGGTACACCCCGGGATCTTTGCGCCGGGCGGCGGTGGCGGCTCTCCGTACGCTGGGGATCGATTGCCTCGACGTGTTCCAGCTCTACTGGCTGGGGAAGATGTCCTTCTTCACGGGCGCCGTGCAGGAAGAGCTGGTGAAGCTGCGGGAGGAGGGAAAGGTCCGTCTCCTGGGTGTCTCGATCCACGACCGGCCGCGGGCCGGGAAACTCGTCGAGGAGTCGATCCTCGATCTCCTCATGATCCGCTACAACGCCGCACACCCGGGCGCGGAGCAGGACATCTTCCCCCACCTGGCTCGACGCAGGCCCGCGATGATCGCGTACACGGCAACCGCCTGGCGGCGTCTTCTGCGCGCCCCCCGCGGATGGAACGGCCGGGTTCCCACGGCGGGCGACTGCTATCGCTTCTGCCTTACAAGCCCGCACATCGACGTGGCGCTGACCGGGCCGCGAAACGCGACGGAGATGCGGGAGAACCTTGCGGCGCTCGAGAAGGGCCCCCTTTCGTCCGAGGAGATGCTCTTCATGCGGGAGTTCGGCCGCGCCGTGCACGGGTAG
- a CDS encoding arylsulfatase — protein MGSTGKRDRDGWFALLAAVALVCAVTISASPAAAADKKPNILVIMGDDIGIWNISAYHRGMMGGRTPKLDRIAKEGALFTDYYSQQSCTAGRASFITGQHPFRVGLLKVGMPGAKQGLQDKDPTIAELLKAQGYATAQFGKNHLGDRNEYLPTVHGFDEFFGNLYHLNAEEEPEDPDYPKNPEFRKMFGPRGLLDCKATDVDDPTVDPRFGKVGKQVCKDTGPITRKRMETVEEELLVRSLDFMERSVKDEKPFFLYHNTTRMHVWTRLSPKWENKSGYGLYADGMMELDYVVGELLKKLDDLAIAGNTIVLFTTDNGGEIMSWPDGGNTPFKGEKGTTWEGGMRVPGIVRWPGVIKPGTIVNDVMSNEDWVPTFLAAAGDPEVKEKLKKGMKVGDKTFKVHLDGYNFTPFFKGEQEKGPRREIFYFDDNANMNALRVDDWKIHFKIMEGNMATAQLLPLNMPRVINLRQDPFERFPDESGMYFRWAGDKLWIFVPAQAVVGQFISTFKEFPPSQKSGSFSVDQVLDQLQSTTGTGN, from the coding sequence ATGGGATCGACAGGGAAACGGGACAGGGACGGGTGGTTTGCACTATTGGCGGCGGTCGCCCTGGTGTGCGCCGTCACGATTTCCGCTTCGCCGGCGGCCGCGGCGGACAAGAAACCCAACATCCTGGTCATCATGGGCGATGACATCGGCATCTGGAACATCAGCGCCTATCACCGCGGCATGATGGGCGGGCGCACCCCGAAGCTCGACCGCATCGCGAAGGAAGGCGCGCTGTTCACCGACTATTACTCCCAACAGAGCTGCACCGCCGGACGGGCGTCCTTCATCACCGGCCAGCATCCGTTCCGGGTAGGCCTCCTGAAGGTCGGCATGCCGGGCGCAAAGCAGGGATTGCAGGACAAAGACCCGACGATCGCGGAATTGCTCAAGGCGCAAGGTTACGCCACCGCTCAGTTCGGGAAGAACCACTTGGGCGACCGGAATGAATACCTGCCCACGGTCCACGGCTTCGACGAGTTTTTCGGCAATCTCTACCACCTGAATGCCGAGGAGGAACCCGAGGACCCCGACTATCCGAAGAACCCCGAGTTCCGCAAGATGTTCGGCCCGCGCGGGCTGCTGGATTGCAAGGCCACGGATGTGGACGACCCGACCGTGGACCCGCGCTTCGGCAAGGTCGGCAAGCAGGTCTGCAAGGACACCGGTCCGATCACCCGCAAGCGGATGGAGACCGTCGAGGAGGAGTTGCTGGTCCGCTCGCTGGATTTCATGGAACGCTCGGTCAAGGACGAAAAGCCGTTTTTCCTCTACCACAACACGACCCGCATGCACGTCTGGACGCGTCTCTCGCCGAAGTGGGAGAACAAGAGCGGCTACGGCCTCTATGCGGACGGCATGATGGAACTCGACTATGTCGTCGGCGAGTTGCTCAAGAAGCTCGATGACCTTGCCATCGCCGGGAACACCATCGTGCTGTTCACCACCGACAACGGCGGGGAGATCATGAGTTGGCCGGATGGCGGCAACACGCCCTTCAAGGGCGAGAAAGGCACTACCTGGGAAGGCGGCATGCGGGTGCCCGGCATCGTGCGCTGGCCCGGCGTCATCAAGCCCGGCACCATCGTCAATGACGTCATGTCCAATGAAGACTGGGTGCCGACGTTCCTTGCCGCCGCCGGCGATCCCGAGGTCAAGGAGAAGCTCAAGAAGGGGATGAAGGTCGGCGACAAGACCTTCAAGGTCCATCTCGACGGCTACAACTTCACGCCGTTCTTCAAGGGTGAGCAGGAGAAAGGCCCCCGCCGCGAGATCTTCTACTTCGATGACAACGCCAACATGAATGCCCTCCGCGTGGATGATTGGAAGATCCACTTCAAGATCATGGAGGGAAATATGGCAACGGCCCAGCTCCTGCCGTTGAACATGCCCAGAGTCATTAACCTGCGGCAGGACCCGTTCGAGCGGTTCCCCGACGAGTCGGGGATGTATTTCCGCTGGGCGGGCGACAAGCTTTGGATTTTCGTGCCCGCGCAGGCGGTCGTCGGGCAGTTCATCTCCACATTCAAGGAGTTCCCGCCGAGCCAGAAGTCGGGCAGCTTCAGCGTGGATCAGGTGCTGGACCAGCTCCAGTCCACGACCGGGACCGGCAATTGA